The Sphingobacteriales bacterium genomic sequence ACGCTACGCGGGTACGGGTTTAATAACTGCTTTATCGGGGGCAAAAATCAAAGCTGGTTATAATAAAAATCCGCTTTCGGGGTGGTTTACTAATGTTTACCCCCATAAAATTGACCTCAAACCACCTCATAATAACAACCAACCTCAACTGCACGAAATTGACCGTTATGCCCAAGTGCTTGCCTGCGTGTTGCCACCTGTAAACAGTAACCACGACAATAATGGTGCTGCCGCCCCTCGCTTTTTGCCGCGCCTTTACCCTTCGACTGCCGATTATCAGGCAGTTTTGCCCTATACCCAAGCACAGCCCTATGTTTGTATAGCCCCTGCCTCGGTATGGTTTACCAAACAGCTGCCCACCTCAAAATGGATAAGTTTATTGCAGGTAATGCCTAAAAATTATGCGGTTTATTTATTGGGTGCTAATGCCGATATTGCCCTTTGCGAACAAATTGTAGCAGCGGCCAAGCGCGAGAAAGTACAGGTTTTGGCCGGTAAGTTTAGCTTTTTGCAGTCGGCGGCTTTAATGCAGCACGCCACCATGAATTTTGTAAACGACTCGGCGCCTATGCACTTAGCATCGGCAGTTAATGCGCCCGTTACGGCAGTTTATTGCTCCACATCGCCACATTTTGGATTTGGGCCTTTAAGCAACAAGGCGCGTGTTGTTGAGGTGGAGCAGCCTTTATCTTGCCGTCCTTGTGGTATTCGTGGCTATAATGCCTGCCCAAAAGGTAATTTTGCTTGTGGGTTTGGCATTGAAATAGCACAGCTATTAAGTAGTTTGCCTTAAATTACAATTTGCGGAGTAAGTCGGCAGCTTTTTGAAGCGTTTCGTCTTTTTTGGCAAAACAAAATCGCAGATAGGTTTGCTTTTTCGATGCTTCGCTACTGTAAAATGCCGAAACCGGAATAGCTGCTACGCCTGTTTTTTGTGTTAGGGCAATGGCAAAATCTGTATCGGGCTGCTGCGTTATGGCTTGGTAGTTTAATAATTGAAAATAACTGCCTTGTGTGGGTATGCCTGTAAATTTAGTATTTTGCATTAACTGCCAAAATAAATTGCGCTTTTGCTCGTAAAATGGCTGTACATTTTGGTAACTGGCAGCATTGGCTAAATAATGGGCTATGGCATATTGTAAGGGCGTATTTACCGAAAAAACTAAAAATTGATGTACCCGTCTGAACTCGGTAGTTAGTGCTGGCGCAGCTACACAGTACCCAATTTTCCAGCCGGTGGCATGTAAAAGTTTTCCAAACGAGTAAATGGCGTAAGTACGCTCTTTAAGTTCGGGGTGTGCTAATAGGGTTTGGTGTTTTTGGTCGTCAAAAGTTAAGTGCTCATATACCTCGTCGGCTAAAATAATAATATTGGTGTTGCGCACCAAATTGGCTAATTCGTTTACATCGGTTTGGTTTAGTATGCTGCCGGTGGGGTTGTGCGGATTGTTGATAATAATCATCCGGGTTTTATGGGTAATTTTTGCCCGCACTTCATCCCAAGGTATCTTAAAAAAAGGTGCTAATAATGGTATTGCAATGGGTGTGGCACCTTGTAAGGTTATGGTTGGCGCATAACAATCGTAGGCGGGTTCAAAAATAATAACCTCGTCGGCGGGGTGTACGGCGGCGGTAATTGCGGTATAAATAGCTTGTGTGCCGCCGGCAGTAATAGTAATTTCGTTGTCGGGGTCGAGAGCAGAGCCGTAAAGCGCGTTAAATTTTTGGGCTATGCGTTCTCTAAGCAAAGGCAAGCCGGGCATGGGCGCATACTGGTTAAACCCTTGCCGCATGTATTGGTAAGTAAGGGCGGTTAGCTCGGGGTCGCAGTCAAAATCAGGAAACCCTTGCGATAAATTAATA encodes the following:
- a CDS encoding methionine aminotransferase yields the protein MFPSKLPQVGTTIFTVMSKMAAEYNAINLSQGFPDFDCDPELTALTYQYMRQGFNQYAPMPGLPLLRERIAQKFNALYGSALDPDNEITITAGGTQAIYTAITAAVHPADEVIIFEPAYDCYAPTITLQGATPIAIPLLAPFFKIPWDEVRAKITHKTRMIIINNPHNPTGSILNQTDVNELANLVRNTNIIILADEVYEHLTFDDQKHQTLLAHPELKERTYAIYSFGKLLHATGWKIGYCVAAPALTTEFRRVHQFLVFSVNTPLQYAIAHYLANAASYQNVQPFYEQKRNLFWQLMQNTKFTGIPTQGSYFQLLNYQAITQQPDTDFAIALTQKTGVAAIPVSAFYSSEASKKQTYLRFCFAKKDETLQKAADLLRKL
- a CDS encoding glycosyltransferase family 9 protein, which translates into the protein MTISSGNSLQFLIIQTAFIGDAILATSALETLHYYYPNACIDILVRQGNETLFAGHPFLREVVVWQKKQQKIRNLGRLILKIRKKRYHAVINFQRYAGTGLITALSGAKIKAGYNKNPLSGWFTNVYPHKIDLKPPHNNNQPQLHEIDRYAQVLACVLPPVNSNHDNNGAAAPRFLPRLYPSTADYQAVLPYTQAQPYVCIAPASVWFTKQLPTSKWISLLQVMPKNYAVYLLGANADIALCEQIVAAAKREKVQVLAGKFSFLQSAALMQHATMNFVNDSAPMHLASAVNAPVTAVYCSTSPHFGFGPLSNKARVVEVEQPLSCRPCGIRGYNACPKGNFACGFGIEIAQLLSSLP